The sequence CAGTTAGCAAATGGCAGAGCAGAGGGCGTGCTTATTCACCGCAACGATTGGGTGAGCTTATAGTCATTCAGTTTTTCTTTTATTATTGTAACGAACGAGCAAACTGAAAGACTAACATAGGAGAAATTTATGACAACAACTCAAGCATTATTAGATAGTTTATTGGCCCATAAGGCTTCTATCAACCTTGCGACAACAGACCAGAAAAACCAGGCCCTGTCAGCTATGGCAGACCAGTTGGTTGCTCAGACGGAGGCAATTTTAGCAGGAAATGCCATCGACATGGAAAATGCCCAAGGCAAGATTAGCCAGGTCATGCAGGATAGATTGCTTTTGACAGCGGAGCGGATTGAAGCCATGGCAGATGGCATTCGGGCCTTGATTGACTTACCAGATCCTGTTGGACTAGTCTTGGAAGAATCCACTCGGGTAGACGGTTTGCAGATTCGCAAGAAGTCCATTCCTTTTGGTTTGGTGGGAATGATTTACGAAAGCCGTCCAAATGTGACCTCGGATGCTGCTGCCCTTGCAATCAAGAGCGGAAACGCAGTCATTTTGCGTGGAGGCAAGGAAGCCTTTCATTCGGCTCAGGCCATTGTCACAGCCCTCAAGGCTGGTTTGGAACAGGCTGGTCTTTCTCCAAAGGTCATCGAGCTGGTCCAAGACACCAGCCGTGCCTCTGCGACAGAGTTGATGACTGCCAAAGGCAAGATTGACCTCTTGGTGCCACGTGGCGGTGCAGGTTTGATTCAAGCCGTCGTTGAAAATGCAACTGTGCCAGTTATCGAAACAGGCACAGGCATCTGCCATGTCTATGTGGACAAGGATGCGGATTTGGATAAGGCCCTTCAGATTGTGGTCAACGCTAAAACCAGTCGTCCCTCAGTCTGCAATGCGGCGGAAGTCTTGTTGGTCCATGAAGAAATTGCCAACCAATTCCTACCTCGCTTGGAAGAAGCTCTGGCTGGTCAGGTGGAATTACGTGCAGACAGTCAGGCTCAAGCTATTCTCAACCAATCCACACCGGCAGGCAACCAAGATTTTGACACGGAATTTTTAGACTATATCATGGCTGTCAAGGTCGTTTCAAACGTAGAAGAGGCTATCAGCCACATTGCTCTACACTCGACAGGGCACAGCGAGGCCATCGTGACGGAAAACAGCCAGACGGCTGACCTCTTCACACTCCATGTGGACTCGGCAGCAGTCTATGTCAATGCCTCGACCCGCTTCACAGACGGTGGCGAGTTCGGTCTGGGCTGCGAGTTGGGCATTTCCACCCAGAAGATGCACGCCCGAGGTCCTATGGGTCTGCGTGAGATGACCACCTACAAGTATATCATCACAGGCGACGGCCACATTCGTTAGGAGGACAAGATGAAGATTGGATTTATCGGACTGGGCAATATGGGGGCGGCATTGGCTCATGCAGTCAGCCAGCTGCCAGAAACCCAGCTCCTCCTCAGCAACCATAACCCAGCAAAAGCCCAGGCTCTTCAAGAGAAGGTAGGCGGTCAGCTTTTTTCTAATGGGGAAATAGCAGAGCAGGCCGAGGTCATTTTCCTTGGGGTCAAGCCTCACCTGATTCAGTCAGTCTTGTCAGGCTTACAGGACCAGATTAGCCAGAATCCGTCAGCCATTTGGATTTCCATGGCAGCGGGCGTGACCCTTGAAAGCCTGTCAGAATATGTGTCGGCAGACAAACTCATCCGTATCATGCCCAATACACCTGTTGCTATCGGCCAAGGCATGACAACCTATAGCTTGGTCAATCCAGAGCTCGCTCCGCTATTGGAACAAATATTAGAAAAATCAGGCAAGGTCCAACAGGTGCCAGAGAGCCTGATCGACGCAGCAACAGCTATCGCAGGCTGCGGCCCTGCCTTCGTCTATCAGATGATTGAGGCCCTGACTGATGCCGGTGTGCAGAACGGGCTGACGGCTCAAGATGCCAAGGTTTTGGCGGCTCAAACTCTGGCAGGCACCGCTCAGATGGTCTTGGACAGCGACAAGCATCCGGCCCAGCTGAGACAGGAAGTGACCTCGCCAGGTGGATCGACTATCGCAGGCGTGGTAGCCCTTGAAAAAGAAGGCTTCCGTTACGCCATCATCAAGGCAGTCGCTGCTGCCCTCAAAAAGACTAGAAAATTAGGTCAAAAATAGAAGACAGCAAAAAACGGGACTTTTAATCCCGTTTTGTTTTTTCTTTGATCCATTGACTGACGTTGGACAGGGTTTTGCTTTGCTCTGCCTTGCGTTTTTGTTCTTGGACAAAATCTGCAAAGCTTTGCTTGACGCCATCCTTTTGGACCTTGTCCTGCAAATCATGCCATTTCTTTTTAAGGTTGCTGGAAGTCCGCTCGTAGTAGTCCTCAAGGATTTCTTCCTTGGACTTGTAATTACGGTAGAAAGCATTGCGTGACACGCCAGCTTTTTTTACTAATTCAGATATGGAAATCTGCTTTAAGTCCTTTTTTTCCATCAAAAAGAGCAGGGCAGTCTCAATCGACTCTCGGGTCAGTTGGTTCATCTCCTGGTTGGCCTTGGTCAAGTTTTTTAATGACTGGGGCGAAATCTTGCGCTCTGACATAGGGATCCTCCTTGTGACATCTGAAAGTAAATGCTTTCAGATGGTCTCCATTCATGATATAATTGTAAGGAAAGATACTTTGCTTGTCAAATAAAAATCGTTGAAGAAAGTAAGAATGTAAGGAAAAATCATGAAAAAATGGAAAATTGTTGCAGACTCTGGTTGTGATTACCGTCAACTGGATCAGTTGGCGCCAAACGCAGAATTTATTAGTGTTCCCTTGACCGTCCAAATTGGGGCAGAGACCTTCGTTGACCAGGCAGACTTGGATATCGACAAGATGATGGAGGTTATGTACGCTTCGTCTGAGGCAGCTAGTTCAGCTTGTCCGAGTCCTCAAGCCTACCAAGCAGCCTTTGAAGGGGCAGATCAGATTATCGTGGTGACCTTGACAGGGACCTTGTCTGGCAGTTTTAATAGTGCCAGAGTAGCACGCGACATGTATTTGGAAGAGCATCCAGATGCCAAGATTCATTTGATTGATAGCCTTTCAGCCGGAGGGGAGATGGATTTGCTGGTTACGGAGATTAATCGTTTAATTGCCTCAGGATTGGAGTTTGAGGAGGTCGTTTCAGCCATCACCACCTACCAAGAAAATAGCAAACTACTCTTTGTCCTTGCCAAGGTTGATAATCTAGTCAAAAACGGTCGCCTGAGCAAGCTAGTGGGAACTGTAGTTGGTTTACTGAACATCCGTATGGTCGGTGAAGCCAGCAGCGAAGGCAAGTTGGAATTGCTCCAAAAGGCGCGTGGTCATAAGAAATCTGTGACAGCAGCCTTTGAAGAAATGAAAAAAGCAGGCTATAAGGGTGGACGCATCATCATGGCTCACCGCAATAATGACAAGTTCTTTCAACAATTTTCTGATTTGGTCAAAGAAAACTATCCAAATGCCATCGTTGAAGAAGTGGCAACTTCGGGATTATGCTCTTTCTATGCAGAAGAAGGTGGTCTCTTGATGGGCTATGAAATCTAAAAAAAGGTAAGCAGGCAGAGGACCTGCTTTTTTCTATGCCATGTTTTGTCCTTTTTCTTGAACGACAATTTTAAATATGTTAATATATAAATAAAAGAGTCGTGAACAAAAAGCAGAAAGGAAACATATGGTGAAGCATTTTTCGAAAAGGTTAGTAGAGACATTTTCTATTCGGAAAACTTGTCTAGGAGTCGGTTCGGTATTGATTTGTAGTAGCCTATTAGCCAGTCTCCAAGGTGGGCAGTTGGTGCATGCAGAGCAACTAGAAAGTGCTGGCGAAGCCTTAACGCCTGCTCTGGCACTTGAAACAGACCATGAGCTAGCTCATCCTGTCCAAGGAGAGCAAGAGGAAGCTGTAGCAGTAGATTCGGTGGTTTTACAGGATGAGTCAGGATCTTCTTCTCCAGACCAGGAAGAGAAGCTAGCAGATCCAACCGAGCCCAACTTTTCCCAAGCAAGCGCTGGTGAGCGTCATTGGGTTAATCATGCCCAAGGTGCCCAGGTAGTTGCGGATAACCAGGAGAATGAATTTCCAGCTAGTCGAGCTGTCGATGGGATTATCAATCGTTCAGCAGCCAATCTGGACCAGTCGCGTTGGGGAACAGAGATGGGCACAGATGACCATCAACTTAAACTGGACCTAGGAAGTCCCAAGAGGGTGGAAGAAGTAGCCATCTACTGGGAAAGGGATAATGTCACAGGATTCCAACTGCAGGCTTCGGATGATAATCAGACCTATCGAACGGTTTACCGTAAAGCTGGCACAGAACATGTGGCACTCGATACTCGTTTTCAGCTAGAAGAAGCAGTTGAAGCCCGCTACTTTAAGCTCTTGATTGACCAGTATGACGGAGGTCAACTCAACTGGCCGTCCGTTTCACTCTATGAAATCGAGTTGCTGGGGCAGGCAGTCTTGACCAATTTAGCCAAAGGTAAATCAGTCCAAGCAAATGGTCAGGAAGTAGCCAATTTATCAGCTGACAAGGTAACAGATGGCAATGGGACAACACGATGGGCGAGTGACCGTGGCCATAGTCCAAAATTTATCCAGATTGATTTAGGACAAAGAGAGACCTTTTCCACAATCACGGTAGATTGGGAACGTAAAAATGCTTCCAACTATCGCTTCCAAGTATCAGATGATGGGCAACAATGGAGAGATGTCCTGATACGTACTCAAAAACCAAGTGACTTCAAGGAGATTTTTTCACTGTCAACTAGCCAAACTGGTCGCTATATCAAGCTAGTGATTGACCAGTTTGATGCGAGCGGGGAAACCAAAGATGGTCGGCAGGTTACCTGGGACACCGTTTCTGTTTATGAGATAGAAGTCTTTAAGGAAGCAGTTGTCGCACGTCAGGAAGAAAGTCTGAGGGACATTGCTGCACGATTGGAAATTCCAATCCTGACTAGGGACTTGACCCGTTGGAGTCTACCACAGGTTCCTCAAGGTGTCGAAATTGAATTTATCGGGGCAGATTTGGAGCAAATCCTGGATAGAGATTTAACTATTTACCGGCCACTTGTGGATACGACAGTTAGCTACAATTACCGTCTTCGACGAGGGGATCAGGTTTATGAGACACCTGCCAGAACAGTCCTGGTGGAGGGACTCTACCGAGTAGAAGAGTCGGATAATGCAAAGCTGACAGTCGCACCAGGTCTAGCCGAATGGAAGGGGCATACTGGCCATTTTCAAGCGCTAGCAACTAGCAGGATTGTTGTTAGTGAGGACGACCGAGAGGCCTTAGCCTACGCTGTCCAAAGTTTTAAGGAAGACTATGAAGCTATCACAGGAAGAAGCATTGCACTTGTTTACGGTGAGGCGCCACAGGCTGGCGATTTCTACTTTGAACTCAATGATCGTGATCCTGGCTTGAAAAAAGAAGGCTATCTCCTAACCATCGGAGACCATATTAAGGTGGAGGCCAATCAAGTTACAGGTGCATTTTGGTCCACCCAGACCCTCTTGCAATTGTTAAACCAAAATCCAGACCAGATTGCCAAAGGGATTGCCAGAGATTATCCTAAATATGAAACCCGTGGGTTTATGTTGGATGTAGGGAGAAAACCGATCCAGCTCTCCGTTTTGAAGGACATGATCAAAGCTCTCTCTTGGTATAAGTTCAATGACTTCCAGCTCCACCTCAATGATAATTACATCTGGGTTGAAGAATACCAACGCGAAGGCAATCCTTACGGTGCTTATTCAGCTTTTCGATTGGAATCAGACATTAAAGAAGGAGGCAATGGCGGTCTCAACAAGGCAGACCTGACAGCAAAGGATGTCTTTTACTCTAAGGCAGAATTTAAGGAGCTGATTGCCTTTGCTAAGAATCGGGGTATTCGAATTGTGCCAGAATTTGATGCGCCAGCCCATGCTCTAGCCTTTACCAAGGTTCGTCCAGATTTGACCATGACGGATCGAACAGTCAATCGATGGGCGGATCATCTGGAGGTTTCCAATCCAGAAAGTCTAGCCTTTATTAAGAGTGTTTGGGATGAATACCTGACAGGTGAGGATCCTGTATTTGAGGAAACCGACACCATTCACATCGGCGTGGATGAATTCGAAGGCAACAACGAAGCCTTTCGTGCCTTCACAGATCAACTCTTACGCTTTGCTATTGACCGAGGGAAAACACCGCGCTTTTGGGGGAGCTTGACTGCAAAACCAGGAATAACACCAGTCCGTGTGGAAGGTACGGAGATGAATATCTGGTCAACAGGTTGGGCAAGGCCAGCGGATATGTACCAGCTAGGCTACTCCTTGATCAATACCTTGGATGGGGATCTGTATATCGTGCCTGCAGCTGGTTACTATGCCGACTACCTCAATGCTGAGCGGCTCTACAATCAATGGGAAGTCAATAAGATGGGCAATACCATCATCCCTGCTGGTTCTGAGCAGATGAAAGGTGCTGCCTTTGCCATTTGGAATGATATGATTGACCGCCGTGCCAACGGTATCTTAGAACAAGATATCTACAAGCGTTTTGAGGCAGTACTACCAGCCTTGACGGCCAAGATGTGGGGCAACCGAGATGGAGGTAGCTATCGACAATACTTGGCTGCAGTGGAAGCCATTGGCAAGCCTGCCAATTACAATCCCCATCACCAGATCAACAGTCTTGGGGAGACTTTGCTGCATTACAAGTTTGATTTGGACAATTTAGAAGATTTTTCAGGTAATAATTTTGATGGGAGCCAAGAACATGCCATCTCATTTGCGGATGGTCAAGCAGGTCGTGCCTTGCGTTTAGCTGGCGGTTCTTCTTATTTCAAGACACCGCTTGAGAAAGTTGGTCCTCAGAACAGCCTTTCTGTCTGGGTAAAATTGGATGCTTCAGCTCAGGGCGAACAGATTTTGATGGAGTCAGGTCGAGATGCCATAAAACTGGTTCAAAAAGAAACTGGAAAAGTCGGTTTGTCCCTTGAAGGCTATGACCATTCCTTTAACTATACCTTGCCGAGGGACCAATGGGTTCATCTAACCTTTAAAGGTTCAATTGGTATGAGCCAGCTGTATGTCAATGGGGAACTAGTAGATACCCTTTCTCGTCAAGAAACCGGTGGCAAGCAGGTGAGTTTGACCTTGCCGACTGCCTATATTGGCAGTAAAGAGCATGCCATGACAGGCTTGATTGATCAGTTGCTTGTATGGCAAGACAAAGGGTTATCTAGTCTTCGTCCCGCTCGGCAAAATTGGCTTGTAAGTAGTGACAATGAAAATGCTGACGGACCAATTTCGATGGCATTTGACGGTGATAGTACAACAATCTGGCATACCCAGTGGCAGCCAGCCAAAAAGAACTTGCCTGCTACTATCTTGATAGACATGAAAGAAGCGCAGGACCTGGACCACTTGAACTATCTGCCACGGCAAACAGGGAACAATGGGCACATCACAGCCTATCAACTGTACGGCAAATTGCAAGAATCAGATGATTACCAACTCCTGAGCCAAGGTAACCTGCCAGACACAGGCCAAGAAAAGCAGATTCGCTTTAGTCCAAGGACGGTGCGGTATCTGAAGATGCTTGTTACGGATGGACACGGAGGCTTTGGCTCTGCTGCTGAATTGACACCCGCTAGCACCAACTATTCACAAGCCCTCAAGGAAAAAATCCTAGAAGCCGATGCCCACCTTCTTCTAGCGGCAGCCTATTCTCCAAGCAGTATCGAAGACTTAGAACAAAAAGTCAGATCAGCCAAGGCCTTGTTAGAAGATCAGGCAAGTCGTCAGTTGGTTTCGGAGAAAATAGCAGAGCTGACAGCAGCGATTGCCAACCTCAGTCTGAAAAAGGAAGAACCACAAGTTCGTCTGGAAAGACGGGAAGTTTTGGAAGAAATCGCCATTCCAGTTGAGAAAATTTCTGATGATCAATTGGCCCTGGGTGAAGAAGTGATTGAAAGCCAAGGCAGAGCTGGAAGCATTCAGAAGATTTTTGAAGACAGATATGAGGATGATGTACTGGTTTCCAGTCGCCTGGTTGATACCGTCCAAACAGCTGCCCAAGCCAAGCGCATACGAGTTGGAACTGGTCGTGCACAGCTATTGGCAAGAAAAGGTCAGCTAGTCGACCAATTACAGGCACTATTGGCAACGGACAGAACTAGTTGGAAGCCGTGGGATGAGCCAACTTTCCAAGAGAAGGTGGCGAGTCTGCGCACTCAATTGGAAGATCCTGAAGTCAACCTGGACCAGATTGAAAAAGAGCTTGAAAAGCTTATTCTTCTTCTGGAGAAAGGAGCAAGGAATCAATTGCCAGAAGGTCTGATACTCCCAAGTCTTACTATTGAGTATAGAAAGAGAGAAATAGAGAACAAGCTGTCTTATCCTAGTTTGATGGAGGAAGATCCAAACCTTCCATTGGGAGAGAAGAAAGTGATTCAAATAGGTCAAGAAGGTTTCTTGAACCAGCATTATGAAGACGTCTATGTCCAAGGGGAATTTGTCGCGAGCAGATTAGTGGAAACTAGCCAGCAGGATCCTTTACCAGAAATAGTGGCTGTGGGTAGTCGAGTGCTACTTAGTCAGAAGGATGAGCAAGTCAGTCCAGACATACAAGTGACTGCAGTGAGTGTTCCTCAGTTGCGAGATGAACAAAAACCAGTCTTTGAACAAGAAGCTCACAAACAAAGTAGCAGAAAACCTGTTGGTTCAGGCGAGACTGCTAGCCAAGCAAGACTACCAGAAACTGCAAGCAAAGACCAGTCAATCTTTGCTCTGGGTCTAGCATGTGGCCTTGTTGGAATCGGACTATCTTGTCAAAAGAGAAAAAGACACATAAGGTGAGAAAACCATTTGAACTGGCAAGTGCTTGCCTTTATTCATCAGACCAACAAAAAAAGAAAGTTGCATCAACTTTCTTTTTTGCTTAGCTTGGTTAGGAAAGATTGGATAGCTTGCGAATGGTTGTTGGGGAGCTGCAGGACAAGGTAGTTGAACTGCTTTCCCTTGTAGCAACGGACTCCCTCTACAAGCGGGACTGGGATAGGATGCTGATGAGGGATTTCAAGAATCATGCCATGGGGAGTAAAGCGAACGGCAAGGTCTAGGTGGCTGGCTGTGAGCAGCTTTCTCATCTGACTCTCCTCTTCTTGTCCCATCGTCACAAGGTGCCGAGTGTTACGGGCAAACATCCCGTTATCGATATAGAGGGACAAGGCTTTTTGCATGATGAGGTTAGTGTCGTAATCAATCAAACTCTTGTACTGCAAGAAGGGGGATAGTAGTTCTTGAGGGAGGGCGATGCCTCCCAATCGCAGAGCAGGAAAGAGAGTAGGCGTGAAAGATTTGATATAGATAACCCGCCCAGCTGTGTCCAAGTAATGGAGGGGCAAGTGCTTTTGCGCATCAAAGTCAGCCAAGTAATCATCTTCCACCAAATAGACCTGATAACGCTCAGCCAATTCAATAATCTTTTTCAGGCTGGCTAGATCATAGCTTGCCCCTAATGGGTTGTGGAGACGAGGAATGGTATAGAAAAATTTGATTTTACCTGTTTGAAAAATAGCTTCCAGTTCCTGCAAGTCAATGCCCTCAAAGGTTCGTTCAATTGTTTGGAAAGGTAGACCCTGTCGCTCCACCAAGTCTTGCATCCTATGGTAGGTAGGAGATTCGAGAAGAATATCCGTCCGCCCCTCACCAAAATTCATCTGGCTGAGGATATAAAGGGCCTGTTGGCTACCAGCTGTGATGACAAGCTGGTCTTTTTTTGTATAGACAGCATAATCAGCCAGCAAGCCTTGCAAGGAAATCCGCAACTCTTCCAATCCCTCCTGTTGGTGGTAGTGATTGAAGAGATAGTTTTCCCGACCAAGTAAACTCTCGGTCAGACAAGAGCGGAAGTCTTCATAAGGCAATTGTTGAAAGTCTTCCGGATTCAGCTCCACAGTCCGATCTTGAAAATCCTGATCTTCTAGGATGTAGTAGCCAGATTTTTCCACGGCATAAATCCGATGCTGGTACTTAAGTTCCAACATAGCTTTCTGGACCGTGTCCTTACTACAACCGTACTCTTTGCTTAACTGGCGAATAGAGGGCAGTTTCTGCCCTCGTTTGTACCGGTGGGTCTCAATTCCTTCAATAATATCTGCGACAATTTTTTGGTAAATACTCATCATCTGTCCCCGTACAGTTTTTCTATATTGTAGCGAAAATGCGGTCAAACCTCAAGACCTACATAAAGTAGACAATAGCTAGGTACTGCAAAATGCTAGCCAAGATGATAAAGAGGTGCCAAATCATGTGGAAGTAGGGGCGTTTTTTAGCGTAGAAACCAGCCCCAATGGTGTAAGACAGTCCACCAGCCAACATCAAGATCCAGAAGCTGGGACCAGTCTGTTGGACAATCGGTGGCAGAATCAAGATCACCAGCCAACCCATGATCAGATAGAGGGCCAGACTGAATTTTTCATTGACTTTTTTGGCGAAAATCTTGTAGAGGATGCCGAAAATGGTCGTCCCCCACTGGATGATTAAAATGGTATAGCCCAGCCAGTTGTTCATCAAATCTAAAACAACTGGGGTGTAGGAGCCGGCAATAGCGATGTAAATCATGGAATGATCGATAATACGCAAGACATACTTGTGGGTCGAACCGTAGGACATAGAGTGGTAAATGGCGGAGGACAGAAACATGAGAAAGAGACTGATGATAAAGATGGAGGTCCCAGTCGCAGCCAAAAGCCCACCTGTTTCAAAAGAGTGAATGGCAGAAATCGGTAGCAAAATCAGCATGGCTAGGGCAGCAACTGCGTGGGTAACCGCATTGCCGACTTCCTCACCAAAAGAGAGTGGAAGAGAGAGTTTAAAGCTTTGGTTCATGAGGGCCTCCAAGGTAGGATTCTGCTAAGTTGATAGCTTCCTGATAAGCGAGAATGGTTTGGCACACCTTGTCGATTAAGGGATGGACTGGGGCTGATTTCCCTGTCAGACTGGCAACAAAACTATCATAGAGAGCCTGTGAATCCATCTCCTTCCCCAGCTGCTCAATCACCGCATGGATGCTGGCAATTGGGAAGATAGGCTTGCAGATGGTCACAACCAAGAGCCGTGCCAGCTGTCGCTGTCCGTATTTTTTCTTTATAGGTTTGGGAAGATAGCCATGTTTGACATAGTTATTGATCATGGCAGCAGTCAGCGGTTTTTCTTTTAGGGAAATAGCAGAGCTGGTTTGCTGATTGACGTAGAGCAAGACTTGGTCTAAGTAAAGGTCGAGCGTGGGCAGTTGCTCCCAAGTAGGTAAGTTAATCATTTCAATCACCTTTTCATCTAGTTATGATAACTAGATTTTAACTTATAAGGATTGAAAATGCAAGAAAAAGGTCTCTATGATATAATAGTTGCATGAAAATTTTATTACCTAATGCAAAAGAATTAAATACAAACCTTGATAATTTTCCATTTCAACCTTTGTCAGAAGCTAGCAAGCAAGTTACGACCCAACTTGCCCAGTTGTCCCTGGCAGAATTGGCACATTTTTACAAACTCAATGAAGATAGGGCGCAGCTAGAAGCAGATCGGTGGCAACGAATCCTTCATGGTCAGGCCAAGTCTTATCCAGCTTTTCAACTGTACGATGGCCTCATGTACCGCTATATGAAGCGTCGTGACCTATCGGCTGCAGAAGAGCACTATCTAGACAAGCATGTCTTGATTGCGACAGGTCTCTATGGGTTAATCTCGCCTTTTGACCTCATTTCTCCCCATCGATTAGACTTTCAGGGGAGTGTGAAAATAGGCTCCCGCTCCTTAAAACAATTTTGGCGTCAAGCATATGACCGCCAACTAGAAGGAGAAGATTTAGTGATTTCCCTCTTATCATCGGAATTTGAACAAGTATTCAGTCCAGCCCTTCAGAAAAAGATGGTTCGCATCCAGTTTGCAGAAATCCTAAATGGAAAAAAACGAGTCCATTCAACCATTTCCAAAAAAGCAAGAGGGCGAATGGTTTCTCTCTTAGCAGAAAAACAGATCCAGGATTTGAAGGAGGTCTTACGATTGGAAGTTGACGGTTTTAGCTATCAAGCTGATCAATCTAACAAATTTAATATATTATTTACGAAAATTATCAGTAAATAAATGCAAAAATTTCAATTTAACGTTTTCATTTACACAATATTTGTAGATATGCCATTTCCAATGTGATATAATTGGAGTGTTATAGTAAAAGGAAGGTCTATATGAATAACAAGCGAAATCGGAAGAACTCCTCTAAACTTGGCCTCGTTAACAGTGCCTTACTCATCGTGTATGGCTTGTTAGCGGGCTTGTTTCTTATCACAATGTACCGCTACCAAGTGCTTGATTTTCGGGCTATCAACCATGTGGTGACAGGATTGATGGTTGGAGTCTTTTTATTAGGCGTTTTTTTAGTCTTCAAAAAAGCTGCTCGTATTTTCACATGCATCCTGCTGGTGCTAGCCTTACTTGCTAGCTCGTTGGGACTCTATGGTTTGCGAAGCGTTGTCAATCTGTCATCCAATCTAAACTCTTCGTCTAGTTTTACAGAGTATGAGATGAGTGTCATTGTTCCTGCTGATAGTTCCATTACCGATGTCAGCCAACTGACCAGCGTCCTAGCGCCGACTGCCAATGATGCCAGCAACATTGATGAATTGGT is a genomic window of Streptococcus sp. 29896 containing:
- a CDS encoding DegV family protein; the protein is MKKWKIVADSGCDYRQLDQLAPNAEFISVPLTVQIGAETFVDQADLDIDKMMEVMYASSEAASSACPSPQAYQAAFEGADQIIVVTLTGTLSGSFNSARVARDMYLEEHPDAKIHLIDSLSAGGEMDLLVTEINRLIASGLEFEEVVSAITTYQENSKLLFVLAKVDNLVKNGRLSKLVGTVVGLLNIRMVGEASSEGKLELLQKARGHKKSVTAAFEEMKKAGYKGGRIIMAHRNNDKFFQQFSDLVKENYPNAIVEEVATSGLCSFYAEEGGLLMGYEI
- a CDS encoding glutamate-5-semialdehyde dehydrogenase, with amino-acid sequence MTTTQALLDSLLAHKASINLATTDQKNQALSAMADQLVAQTEAILAGNAIDMENAQGKISQVMQDRLLLTAERIEAMADGIRALIDLPDPVGLVLEESTRVDGLQIRKKSIPFGLVGMIYESRPNVTSDAAALAIKSGNAVILRGGKEAFHSAQAIVTALKAGLEQAGLSPKVIELVQDTSRASATELMTAKGKIDLLVPRGGAGLIQAVVENATVPVIETGTGICHVYVDKDADLDKALQIVVNAKTSRPSVCNAAEVLLVHEEIANQFLPRLEEALAGQVELRADSQAQAILNQSTPAGNQDFDTEFLDYIMAVKVVSNVEEAISHIALHSTGHSEAIVTENSQTADLFTLHVDSAAVYVNASTRFTDGGEFGLGCELGISTQKMHARGPMGLREMTTYKYIITGDGHIR
- the proC gene encoding pyrroline-5-carboxylate reductase, which encodes MKIGFIGLGNMGAALAHAVSQLPETQLLLSNHNPAKAQALQEKVGGQLFSNGEIAEQAEVIFLGVKPHLIQSVLSGLQDQISQNPSAIWISMAAGVTLESLSEYVSADKLIRIMPNTPVAIGQGMTTYSLVNPELAPLLEQILEKSGKVQQVPESLIDAATAIAGCGPAFVYQMIEALTDAGVQNGLTAQDAKVLAAQTLAGTAQMVLDSDKHPAQLRQEVTSPGGSTIAGVVALEKEGFRYAIIKAVAAALKKTRKLGQK
- a CDS encoding PLP-dependent aminotransferase family protein; the protein is MSIYQKIVADIIEGIETHRYKRGQKLPSIRQLSKEYGCSKDTVQKAMLELKYQHRIYAVEKSGYYILEDQDFQDRTVELNPEDFQQLPYEDFRSCLTESLLGRENYLFNHYHQQEGLEELRISLQGLLADYAVYTKKDQLVITAGSQQALYILSQMNFGEGRTDILLESPTYHRMQDLVERQGLPFQTIERTFEGIDLQELEAIFQTGKIKFFYTIPRLHNPLGASYDLASLKKIIELAERYQVYLVEDDYLADFDAQKHLPLHYLDTAGRVIYIKSFTPTLFPALRLGGIALPQELLSPFLQYKSLIDYDTNLIMQKALSLYIDNGMFARNTRHLVTMGQEEESQMRKLLTASHLDLAVRFTPHGMILEIPHQHPIPVPLVEGVRCYKGKQFNYLVLQLPNNHSQAIQSFLTKLSKKES
- a CDS encoding discoidin domain-containing protein — its product is MICSSLLASLQGGQLVHAEQLESAGEALTPALALETDHELAHPVQGEQEEAVAVDSVVLQDESGSSSPDQEEKLADPTEPNFSQASAGERHWVNHAQGAQVVADNQENEFPASRAVDGIINRSAANLDQSRWGTEMGTDDHQLKLDLGSPKRVEEVAIYWERDNVTGFQLQASDDNQTYRTVYRKAGTEHVALDTRFQLEEAVEARYFKLLIDQYDGGQLNWPSVSLYEIELLGQAVLTNLAKGKSVQANGQEVANLSADKVTDGNGTTRWASDRGHSPKFIQIDLGQRETFSTITVDWERKNASNYRFQVSDDGQQWRDVLIRTQKPSDFKEIFSLSTSQTGRYIKLVIDQFDASGETKDGRQVTWDTVSVYEIEVFKEAVVARQEESLRDIAARLEIPILTRDLTRWSLPQVPQGVEIEFIGADLEQILDRDLTIYRPLVDTTVSYNYRLRRGDQVYETPARTVLVEGLYRVEESDNAKLTVAPGLAEWKGHTGHFQALATSRIVVSEDDREALAYAVQSFKEDYEAITGRSIALVYGEAPQAGDFYFELNDRDPGLKKEGYLLTIGDHIKVEANQVTGAFWSTQTLLQLLNQNPDQIAKGIARDYPKYETRGFMLDVGRKPIQLSVLKDMIKALSWYKFNDFQLHLNDNYIWVEEYQREGNPYGAYSAFRLESDIKEGGNGGLNKADLTAKDVFYSKAEFKELIAFAKNRGIRIVPEFDAPAHALAFTKVRPDLTMTDRTVNRWADHLEVSNPESLAFIKSVWDEYLTGEDPVFEETDTIHIGVDEFEGNNEAFRAFTDQLLRFAIDRGKTPRFWGSLTAKPGITPVRVEGTEMNIWSTGWARPADMYQLGYSLINTLDGDLYIVPAAGYYADYLNAERLYNQWEVNKMGNTIIPAGSEQMKGAAFAIWNDMIDRRANGILEQDIYKRFEAVLPALTAKMWGNRDGGSYRQYLAAVEAIGKPANYNPHHQINSLGETLLHYKFDLDNLEDFSGNNFDGSQEHAISFADGQAGRALRLAGGSSYFKTPLEKVGPQNSLSVWVKLDASAQGEQILMESGRDAIKLVQKETGKVGLSLEGYDHSFNYTLPRDQWVHLTFKGSIGMSQLYVNGELVDTLSRQETGGKQVSLTLPTAYIGSKEHAMTGLIDQLLVWQDKGLSSLRPARQNWLVSSDNENADGPISMAFDGDSTTIWHTQWQPAKKNLPATILIDMKEAQDLDHLNYLPRQTGNNGHITAYQLYGKLQESDDYQLLSQGNLPDTGQEKQIRFSPRTVRYLKMLVTDGHGGFGSAAELTPASTNYSQALKEKILEADAHLLLAAAYSPSSIEDLEQKVRSAKALLEDQASRQLVSEKIAELTAAIANLSLKKEEPQVRLERREVLEEIAIPVEKISDDQLALGEEVIESQGRAGSIQKIFEDRYEDDVLVSSRLVDTVQTAAQAKRIRVGTGRAQLLARKGQLVDQLQALLATDRTSWKPWDEPTFQEKVASLRTQLEDPEVNLDQIEKELEKLILLLEKGARNQLPEGLILPSLTIEYRKREIENKLSYPSLMEEDPNLPLGEKKVIQIGQEGFLNQHYEDVYVQGEFVASRLVETSQQDPLPEIVAVGSRVLLSQKDEQVSPDIQVTAVSVPQLRDEQKPVFEQEAHKQSSRKPVGSGETASQARLPETASKDQSIFALGLACGLVGIGLSCQKRKRHIR